The DNA region ATCTCCCGGCGGGCGAGCCGGACCAGGGCCTTGGCGAGTTCGCCGGTCGTGACGTGCTCGCCCATCGCCGCGTCAGCGTCCCCTCAGCGCCGCGATGTTCTCGCGATAGCGCTGCGCACCGCCCCGGAAGACCGCCGATCCGGCGACGAGCGCGTCCGCGCCTGCATCGACGCACTGGCGCGCCGTGTCCGGATTGATGCCGCCATCGACCTCGATCAGCGTGTCGAGCCCGCGCCGGTCGATCTGCTTCCTGAGCGCCTCGATCTTGCGCAGCTGGCCGGAGATGAAGCTCTGTCCGCCGAAGCCGGGATTGACGCTCATTACCAGCACCAGGTCGAGATCCTCCAGGACATGGTCGATCGCCTCCAGCGGCGTGGAGGGATTGAGCGCCGCGCCGGCCTTCGCCCCGCTCGCCCTGATGGTCTGGACGGTACGGTGAAAGTGCGGCCCGGCTTCCGGGTGCGCGGTGATGAGGTCGGCGCCGGCCTCGCGGAAGGCGTCGATATAGGGGTCGACCGGAGCGATCATCAGATGGACGTCGAAGGGCTTCTTCGACCAGGTGCGGATCGCCTTCATCACCGCCGGCCCGAAGCTGAGATTGGGCACGTAGTGACCGTCCATGACGTCGATGTGGATCCAGTCCGCACCGGCCTCGTCGACCGCGCGGACCTCCTCGCCGAGGCGGGCGAAATCGGCCGACAGGATGGAGGGCGAGATGATCGGGGCCATGGGTCTCGCATATCAGCGCCCCCGGTGGAGGGCAAGCGCGCCCGGGGCGCGGTCAGTGCCCTTACCATTGGGAAACCAGTTGGCGGCCATCGTGGCGTCATGCCGCAGAAGCCCCGCCCGTGATGACCAATCCTATCGCGAAATGGATCCGCGAGACGCGGCTTGGCGTGGCGGAACCGGGCGGTCCAGCGATCGTGTTCCGCCAGCGCGTCGAGGCGTGGGTGGAGTTCAAGCGGCTGCACCTGGCCTTCGCCCAGACGCTGAACAGCCTCATCAACGGCCATTCGAGCCTGCTGACCCTCATCAAGTACGCCATGCTCTGCGAGCACGAGGTGCGCGAGATGAAGGCGCAGGCCGGCGACAGGCCCGACGAGACGCTGTCGGTGGAGACGGTCTGCCGGCGCCTGCCGCTGGAGGGCTACAGCCGGCTCTACCGCCTCGTGAACAGCCGCGCGTTCGACGATGCGGCCCTGCAGAGCCTCGTCGACCCGAAGGATTTCCGCATCGCCGAGACCATACTGCGCGTGGTTGCCCAGCCGCTCGCGCCGAGCGACGACCTGTTCGCCCGGCTCGCCCGCGAGCACGGCTTCGAGGGCGCGGAGCGCGCGGCCAAATGGACCCCGGAGATCACCGCCCTGCACACCGACGTGGTGAAATTCTACAAGGCGGGCCTGCGCTCCAAGGGGCTTCTCTAGCCCTTCACGATCCGGGCGATGTAGAAGCCGTCGAGCCCGCCCAGACTCGCCCACATGTCGGGGCGGGTGCGCACCGCGCC from Marinicauda algicola includes:
- the rpe gene encoding ribulose-phosphate 3-epimerase codes for the protein MAPIISPSILSADFARLGEEVRAVDEAGADWIHIDVMDGHYVPNLSFGPAVMKAIRTWSKKPFDVHLMIAPVDPYIDAFREAGADLITAHPEAGPHFHRTVQTIRASGAKAGAALNPSTPLEAIDHVLEDLDLVLVMSVNPGFGGQSFISGQLRKIEALRKQIDRRGLDTLIEVDGGINPDTARQCVDAGADALVAGSAVFRGGAQRYRENIAALRGR